The Brachypodium distachyon strain Bd21 chromosome 4, Brachypodium_distachyon_v3.0, whole genome shotgun sequence nucleotide sequence CTTGCACAATAACAACCTAGTTGATGATGTTGATGATCAATGGGTGTCTGGAAAAGAGTATTTTCAATATTTGAGATGGCCCATGTAATTTACTAAAATAATTTTAATAATAGGGCGTCTAACGTGATGGTTACTAGACACAAACTTTTTGGTATTAAAGGTTTAACAGTTTTTAACTACGTACCTCTTGTCTCCCTTCAAGATTTACTGGTTTACTGAGCAACTGCCCTGCTCTGCtcccgtgcatgcatgcccttAAACTGCCCATGCCCTGCTGATTTTTCTCCTCCAATGCAACTGTTACgcgccttatattatggaaatATGTACGGAGTAGATAATTTTATACGCCTTGCATAAGATAACCGGAGAGAGTAGATTAAATAGCAATGGCAGTTTCTATTTGTGAGtatacaaaaacatgccaaTTAAAGGTAGAAGGTACCCTTTGCTTGCAAGCATCTGCTTGTGAGTATAAATATAAGATTCTTGTACGTTCCAATTTGGAGGGTGTCGATCAGGCGAAAGGGCGACGCAAAGGAAATGGTGCACAAAGACCTCGGacatatatacacatataCATGAGATCGAGTCCAAATAAGTGAAAATATACATGCTACTCTATTGTCACTTTCTGACCATCATATGGAACACTAAAGTAAaatgaagagagaagagagaaactTTACTATGACCATCTATGGAGGAACACTAAATTAAGTAAAATGAAGAGCGAAGACATCAAGGTACGTATGATGCATATGTAATTCGCTACGTATGATGCATATGTAATTCGCTATGTATGAAGGCCATGTCCACGGTTCATATATACCTAGCGCCTAGCTACCCCTGCTATATCTGCAAATTCAACCTCTCGCAGAATGGGATGGAACATGTTGGACATAGACTATGGCGGTCAAAAAAAGAGTTGGACATAGACTAATTAATTTTCTATTTAATTTTGCACATATAATATGACCTTCACGTTTACACTCATGGTCGTACACAAACCATCTCGGTCGATCGATGCGTGTATAAATGAGCATCGATAGACCTGGAACATTTTTGCAAGGGAGAGCTAGGCAACATACACATATGCAACGATTGGTTGAGCAGCATTGAGCTAGCTATAGTACCTTGCACGTACAGTTGCACCCTGCACTCTGCAGATGGAGGAGGACGCCGGGACGATGAGCAAGAGCAGGTGGAAGAAGGCGGTGCCGTacgcggcggccatggcgatcCAGGCCATCTACACGGGCATGTTCGTCGTCTCCAAGGCCGCCTtcgacgccaccggcgccatcaacaccttcgtcttcatcttctaccgcctcgccgcggctgccgccctccttctcctccttgccCTCTTCTCTTCCTGGTCTAAGTCACGATCTCCATATCCATCTCCATCTTCACCAGCAACAATGTCGCCGCGGCTGCTGTGCAAGCTCTTCCTGTGCGCGCTGCTGGGGAACACCTTCACCCTGAACGTGTACAACGCGAGCCTGAAGCAAACTTCCGCAACCGTGGCGTCGGCGGCCATAAACTCCATGCCGGTCTTCACGTTCCTCATCGCGGTCCTGATGGGGACGGAGAAGGTGGGCAAGATCCGGAGACGGTCGGCGGTCGGGAAGCTCGCGGGTGTCGCGCTCTGCGCCGCCGGAGTACTCGTCGTCGCCTTGTACTCCGGGCCAAGCGTCGTCCCACCTCTCACCAGCCACCCGGTCTTCTTCTCACGGAAGCTGCCACACCAAGTGGCAGCCTCCAGTGGCGCCGTGTGGATCAGAGGCaccttccttctcctcctcgcctgTGCAACCTGGTCTCTCTGGATTGTCCTGCAGGTTATCTGAAATTAAGCTGATGAATGCATACCTTCAGTAAATATCTGCATGCCTTCAATAAattttctgtttatttttgcggttttgctatttctaatgTGACTGacaaataactatttctaaatcgATGCTAATAACCATCCGATCCAGAGATTCATGCACAAATTATGTATGTATGtgaataattaattaattaatgcagGTTCCATTGCTTAAAGAATACCCGAACAAGCTGATGGCCACGGCCATGCAGTGCTTGTTTGGTGCGATGCAGTCTTTCGTCGTGGCAGTTGTAGTTGAGAGggacttctccaaatggaagCTTGACTTCGACATTGGTCTCCTTGCCATCCTCTACTCGGTCAGTACATTATCATAGCTACCTCTTTTTCTTATGCATAATTACTTTCCTAATTTTACATTGAGTGTATAAATTAATTAGGGGATGCCCACAATTAGAGGCCTTTTACGGTAGGGACGAATGAATAGAAGCCATCCATTTAGCAGATCTAAGGGCTTAAATCTATCAATACTAGGAGATCAAAAGAGTAGTATTTACTTTTACTACTAGTAACAAAGGTAAAATCCTAGACAAATCCCCCGCGATCCATATGCATCAACGAGGATGATTTCTTTCCTCCATTATAATACATGACCATAAGTGTGAccataatatatatttttttcgtATTTGATGAAAAAAGAGTCATTGACTCCTACATCTAAATCTGAATAGTACTCTTTTATTAATTTGATTTGTTACTGCGCGGTAATTATCGCACGGGGAAAATGTGTATCAAGTTTTTCTTTattgaaaatgtttttttaaacCAAAATTCATGTAAACCTAACAACCCTATAACCACTTTTGATAAAATTCACGAGACGAATCCAACTATGATCTCAAATTTCTTACTTGTTTCACGATTTAAAAGGTCAACTTTTGGTCAATTTATTCGGTTCACAGAACAACCCTATAGTACATGAGTCATGTGAGAAATTCGAGATCATGGTTGGGTTCATCTCCTCAAATTGGTTGAAAGCATCTATAGATTGTTCGGTTTGTTCTAACTTTTACGTGAATTTTTGTTTAAAAGTaaatatttttgaagaaaaaatccATTCGATCGTACCAAATCAATTAGTCGATACTATCCAAATTTACAATCCAAATTTACAGATAGTGATCGGTGAGCTAGACCAAAGCCTCCACAATTAATCCAAATAACACGCTGATCAAAATGTTGCAGGCTTTCTTGGGGACAGGCGCATTGATGTACCTACAAGCATGGTGCGCGGAGATGAAAGGGCCAGTGTTCGCCGTGATGTGGAACCCAATGGCCTTGATTTTCACCATCTTCTGCTCATCCTTCTTCCTAGGAGAATCTGTCcacctcggaaggtaataatCATTTAACCACACATAAGCAACACATAAAACTACTTCCACGAAAGGATAACATGCGTGCTGATTTTTATGTTCCAGTGACGAAATATTGCAGGGCCGGAAATCTAGAAGTTTGAAATATTATAACCATAGCTAATTATATTATGCGGTGAAATtagaattgaaaaaaaaaaccttggtGTCTTTGTTTTGCAGTGTCTTGGGTGGAATTCTACTGGTTGGTGGACTTTACAGCGTGTTGTGGGGTAAAagcaaggagaaggaaaataaGATGACATCAGTGGCACCGGAAGAAAGTCAAGAAGGAGCGACAATAGAGCACAAAGACAAAGAAGAGGAACTAACATCACAAGTATAAAGCTCAGCTGATACCCATATAATTAAATACTATACTCTAAGTAACTAAACAGAGCCACTTGTAACATGTTTGTCAAATATGTATGAGAGTAGTAAACTATTTTTAAAACAGAGAGGTTCTAGCCTTTGTATCGATCCATGCACAAAAGTCTATATATTATAGCGAAACGAGTATTAAGTATGTAGTTCGGAGTTCCAAGTCCGGAACCAAATCCAACATGTACACAATAAATTAACTTAGATCATTTCcgcggtaaaaaaaaattagggacCTTCTGCATCGTCCCACAACTTAAATAAATCAGGAACTTAAATatgctttaaaaaaaatgagaaccGACTTCACACCTTTGTAATAATTAGGACCACATGTTTATTTTacttaaataaaaaaactgcAGTTGATTTTTAATGAAGTGCAAGGAACTAAATAGGGGTGGGCGTGGTTCCAACCTGCTCCGAACCGCACCTAACCTTTTGTAAGTAAAATTGTTCGATCCTTTGGAGCAAGATCGGTCGGTAAACCACATGATCCAATGGATCTTTAGGTTCAAACCTTACTGGCTGCATGCTTAAGGGTACATCATTATATATACACGTCTCCTCCCATTCTTAGACGGGATACAAAGTTTCAGAAGGAGAAACAGAGAGAGATGGAGTTCATTTCGTGGTTATTGATGATGTCTGCATCTTGTTGATGAGGTTATCCTTGTTTAGGATGTCGAGCAGGAACCATCCGAGGACTGGCATCTGTAGCAGGTCTGACATGAAGATCTTCACGAGCAGCCCGCCCACGGCCCACCTGAGCAGTTGATATGATCGATGGCTCACATTcagctttttttcttttggttcgAACCATTGAACCAACGGATACTTTGGAttggttttatttggaccGAAAAAAAATCCGTGGACCTAACCCGTGAACCATGGTTTTTTTGGAGCGGGAGAGAGATTCCAATGGTTCGCTCCCAACCAAGCCCATCCATGGGCGGAGCCAGGCTAATGCATGGGGATCCAATGCAtacccatttttttttgcgcaaaaagcTTACTTGTGTACATGTGTATGCGTGCGTATATTAGTACAATTTAAGCTAGTTTGCAATCTCAACCTATACTTGCCGCATAGCTCACCAATGTCTCGTTATCCTCCCACTCCATGTTAACATGGCATCTTCCTAGAACACTATCTTGCATATAAATTTCCCAGGTAGTGACGCTTTTGATCCTGAATTTTTAAGTTTCAATATTCGTCAATACATCATAATATGCCTCCTCTTTTCCGTTGCTACACCTACCGTCCTACTCTCGTGTCAACTAGTTTCTTGTCAAAGACACTGTTTTGCATACCCATGTTTGAaatcctggctccgccactgagCCCATCCCTGGACCTAAAACGTGAAATGATCGATTTGGGGATCCTATCGGGCCGGCCTGTTAGCCTTTTGAGGACGGTCCATCATAATCTCGGTGAGGCCCAGTTGACTTCCTCTGAGGAGTTGTGGCAGTCGGCCCACTTTATGTTTACGTAACATCGccacttcctttttttcttttgcgggtAAATGTCGCCACTTCTTAGCCTCTGTGTTCTGGAATTCGATATTTCGTCCGGACACAATCATAGGCTCTTGGTTCACATAAAGCGCTCCcgttttaattaaaaaaaatgaatgccTAATAGAATATAATCGTGTGAGGTACTTTTGAGACACTGCTCCGGAAAAGGTTAGCAGCGGCGGTCCGAATTACACACCGGTGGCGGTAACCCGGACCGCCACTAAGCCTGCGCCACGGGTGCTAacgagcaccggtggcggtgatgaTACCCGCCATCGGTGCTAGCCAGCACCAGTGACGGTTTGCACAACCGCCGCTGGTAATCCATAGGGAGCTTCAGAAAGTGCACCTGTGGCCGTGAGAAGGACAGCCACTGTTacataccagtggcggtgcgTCATCACGGCCACTGGTAgtgtaccagtggcggtgcaGTGGCGGTGCAtactcaccgccactggtggtatACCAGTGGCCGTGATGCCTCACCGTCACTGGTATGCTTTTGTAGCACCAGTGTCGGTTCTCTGttaccgccactggtactacaccagtggcggtgggacgcaaccgccactgtactctaccagtggcggtgaacaAGAACCGCCACTGTTCTTTTCCggtttttttaaaatatttttttatattagaACATTCCTGTAACAACAATATGTCACAGCACAACAATAGGTAACAGcaatatatatgagaaaatcAGACATCCATGATAGATAACAGCATCCGTTCACAAAACTTATTACAAAAACACAGATATTCCATATTTAACATTGTACATCAAAGTTTCAATACATTGGCACAACCCCGCCTTCATAAAAATCACTGTTTTCCTTCAGAACCTCTTTGTTGAGAATGGTGGCTATCTCCCTCTGAATATCGAACACAAGAACAGCTGGGTTGTGTCCATATTCCGATTCCGTCTTGAAGTAATCCACCATCTGCTGGTAGGTCATCTTCGTCTTGGGCTTGAAATTGGTGACCCAATTGCGGATGATGTACGCGCAGTAGTATCCACAGAAGACCGtaccttgcggctgttgtaTGCATGGGAAGTTTCTGTGATGGGTTATTTTCTTCCTGCCGTAGCTTGGCAACTCATATTCAGTCACCGCCTTTTTCCACGCCTCTTCGAAGAGTGTTCCGACGGCTTTGAAGTCGGGCGGCTCATAGCCTTTCTTCCGTCGGAGTGGATCAAGATACGTCACCGACCCTTCTTCGAAAGAGAAAACCACCATCACCCAATGTTCGAtgtttacaaaaagaacacacatttATAACCGAAAAGAGAACAACTTAGTGGAACGAAAAAGAAAGCAATGGTCGTGAGAACAACTTACTCTAAATGGTAGAGTGTAAGAACATAACGGCGTTGCTTGTGCATTGCGAAGAACTTAGCTAGGTATGAAATTGCCTTCTCTCTCGAACCCCGTTTCCATTCTTCTAGACCGATGGTTGCTTTGCTGAACAGGAGAGAATCGGCGATGGCAACGTGTGCTTCTTTCAGGAGGAAGGACTCCCTTGTGAAGTATACACACCAGAGTCTTAACATGTTGTTGTCTAAGCACTTCTGGTTGAAGACGTGAAACAAGTCAAGGAAGTCCACGCCGAAGGTAAATTTCTTTGTCCGCAGGTCCCCCGTTTCGGCATCGTAGAAGCCATAATACTCTGGTACCTTCACATTCATCTGTTGACCATGTTGTGCAGAATTAGCTGATGATGCCATGTAGTAGCCAtgtagctcttgcatctctcgcGGCAAGCTCCTTAGGTCCTTAAGGCTGACCATCGGTTGTCCAGGGTAGAACGTCAGCACTTTATCGAATTCCCTAGCAACGAAGTAGGCTCCGCTGATCACTAAATCACCAGCTACAGGTGAGGCTTCATATTAAAAATATCTGGCCAGTTTTCCCAATTCCCTTCGATTATTGGCGGATTGCTGGGTTGCGTGCCCGTTGAGTCCAACTCTTTACTCTTCGAGTCACTGGATctcttgctgattttggacCCCCTCTTATTGGTGCGCTGGCGTTTCAAAAACTCGGCCTCCTCTTGATCCTTGAAGGTCTGGGAGACCTGCTTGCCAGTCGCGTACTCCAGCGCGCCCGCCACAGATTTGCGCTGGTTCGAAATCGAAGCCTCCTTGCCCTGACGTTGGTGAATCCGGACGTTCCGGCTTATTGGGGGATGGGCCAAGGGGTGATGGAGAGGGAAGTCGTCGAGCGGAAGCCGGTGGAGACGCTCTAGGACACGacagagagggagaaggtTGGGTAGTAAGGGcaaccaacctcctaggccacTGGATATACGTGCCCCGACATTGCCCTAGAGTCACTGATTCCTCCtctggaggataagggaccggtgTCTTGTCAAATTCCGGGAGCACGTAGTCCACCTGTACCCTGAcattgaagcgaccgcccccttactagggttcgatctctgtgcttacagtgctagtccctggatcgactcactagcacacacagttcaagatgtaataccaagacacaaaggtcaaaagtactttattacatcgtatcatccagaacttaaattgtacttacaaacttgcatgaccacttaggccagcataaacaaatatggtttcaaaaccatgataacattgcataacaaaactgcagcggaaaggtagagcaaatgggtctcatctactcccagaggagagaacatgttggaatgtaagcacatgacccaaataacatcgacgaacctcactcttcgtcagattcacctgcattattaattgcagccactacgtggtcaatacattgaatgtattggcaagttcacctggaagttataacagatcctaccaaatatatgcaattgaggtatagtggggttcaggctttatggcgtggtagcaaaacatagtttatcctactacaaggAAGTGTtacaataatgttaactattggacacgaggtagaaacacccatgctcctattaacctagagcacattgagtggattcatcaagtgctcctaccctgttcaaaccattcattttatttaagaaattggaatgagtgagactttccttacagccccaatatctagttggtcataattgtccgtaaccggggacacggctaagtacttagtttgacactcgcGAGAGGTtatacacattccccacaagaaatcgacgtgttaatcccttgctgtcctctcgggggagtagcaacggcatcgacttgaagaattttcagaacatgtttgcccagaccacctgagggacccgcgctcccacctacacaactacctcagtacaatccctcggatctgggttcacatttcttactccatccagccagagctcatttagcttgtggttgtactggaagctactaaacaggaaactagtccagtctctggttatcccggatggcatcccacattgtgacgcaggcgctccccgaatccacgggagagacgtccatggacgatccattcctgaatccacaggaactcgactcagagggacccatagaaatggacctaacgtcacgacatccgaatactcaaagcagcccacccaggatggttcattagggttgtttttgccaagtttccaaagtACTTCCTAATAACTGTTTCATGgtaattgagattccctcctacgtatactaacatagcgtAGCAAATAACCtacttacgatggcaattgaTGGAAGAgtaatggcaaaggtaaccctatagctagtaggtcaatcatagctagcagaagtacgagtaataatcctatcGATGCATACTAcaagcaacactaatgcataagtattttaaaagcAAAAGTAATGGGattatgatcaaagtgaacttgcctttgtcacagtaatttgagttcaaacactcgtcacactCGCAacgttcgctctccgagaatactatacaatcaaacaaacatacacatacataaacacacaattcaaacaaggcaaaagaatgtatgctatgatgcgatgcaaacatgtgacatgattgagTTTATTCTATTCGGGTGATCTTCTGATCTtaagcattgataattaagcccatgtaattagggttttaaacaattaGCAAGGttggggtttaaaccctaaaatgaggttttattggcatcagccaaacaaactaattcaaaatatttatttctctataccaatggacagaggataataaaacaaatatttgggcactggtttcattcaaaaaggacttctaaataattagttatgaattaaatgatATAAAacactattctgtaatttgaatgtgattcaaatattgaaatttgaaattggacagtgccaaaagattctacaagttgagagctttccaaaaaggtcaagtttgtcaaatttggccaaagggtttaaaagttatgattatttgaagttataggggcttttctgcaaaagtgccatttaattaaaccggggattaaaaatttgatttttatttctattttaccgtgccacgtgtcagctccTGATtggcgcgtaccggttcgtttaagtgaATTAGttcgatctaatctacaccgttgatcaggaatggacggacgagattgAATATGGGAGCTCaccggcgctagggtttcggcgaggagctccggcgagcggcggtggGCGATTCCGGTGACGGGGCAGCTCGGGGATggccggggacggcgcggcatGGCACGGCagagacgggggcgcggtcggtgCGGGGTCGGCAGTCGGGGTCCTCGCCTAGGTCGAAGAcgaggtggcggcgcggacggcgaactccggcgagcttcgg carries:
- the LOC100841759 gene encoding WAT1-related protein At5g64700 is translated as MEEDAGTMSKSRWKKAVPYAAAMAIQAIYTGMFVVSKAAFDATGAINTFVFIFYRLAAAAALLLLLALFSSWSKSRSPYPSPSSPATMSPRLLCKLFLCALLGNTFTLNVYNASLKQTSATVASAAINSMPVFTFLIAVLMGTEKVGKIRRRSAVGKLAGVALCAAGVLVVALYSGPSVVPPLTSHPVFFSRKLPHQVAASSGAVWIRGTFLLLLACATWSLWIVLQVPLLKEYPNKLMATAMQCLFGAMQSFVVAVVVERDFSKWKLDFDIGLLAILYSAFLGTGALMYLQAWCAEMKGPVFAVMWNPMALIFTIFCSSFFLGESVHLGSVLGGILLVGGLYSVLWGKSKEKENKMTSVAPEESQEGATIEHKDKEEELTSQV